In one Thermaerobacter sp. PB12/4term genomic region, the following are encoded:
- the argB gene encoding acetylglutamate kinase: MALEALREGTVEQAGGGGQAGLAAPGLPAEVKAAVLTDVLPWVQRFAGRIVVVKHGGSTLGLAPGRAPVPGRGPAPGPGAAGPAPAPGSPSSWEQAPGGRGFGGPGRAPAPEGAAAIPAAPICGGDAVLQDIAMLRALGVRPVVVHGGGKAITAWLDRLDLPARFVDGLRVTDTATLAVVEMVLAGQVNKALVTGLNQAAGRPLAVGLSGCDAGLLQARPKRPGGRDIGFVGEIVAVNTAFLEQLLGAGFVPVIAPLAVGEGGVRYNVNADDAAAAVAGALGAEKLVFLTDVPGVMADRDGDGRPETLSSLDAATARELIARGEIRGGMVPKVQAGLRALAAGAGSVHIIDGRRPHALLVELFTSEGVGTMVVAQGEERGA, from the coding sequence GTGGCCCTGGAGGCCCTTCGGGAAGGGACGGTGGAGCAGGCGGGCGGCGGCGGCCAGGCCGGCCTGGCTGCCCCCGGCCTGCCGGCGGAGGTCAAGGCGGCCGTCCTGACCGACGTGCTGCCCTGGGTGCAGCGCTTTGCCGGCCGGATTGTCGTCGTCAAGCACGGGGGCTCCACCCTTGGTCTCGCCCCGGGCCGGGCGCCGGTCCCCGGGCGCGGTCCTGCCCCGGGGCCGGGAGCTGCCGGCCCGGCCCCGGCACCGGGGAGCCCTTCCTCCTGGGAGCAGGCCCCGGGCGGGCGGGGGTTCGGGGGGCCGGGTCGGGCGCCAGCGCCCGAGGGGGCCGCGGCCATCCCCGCCGCCCCCATCTGCGGAGGCGACGCCGTCCTCCAGGACATCGCCATGCTGCGGGCCCTGGGGGTCCGGCCGGTGGTGGTCCACGGCGGGGGCAAGGCCATCACCGCGTGGCTCGACCGGCTCGACCTGCCCGCCCGGTTCGTCGACGGCCTGCGCGTGACCGATACCGCCACCCTGGCGGTGGTGGAGATGGTCCTGGCCGGGCAGGTGAACAAGGCGCTGGTGACGGGGCTCAACCAGGCCGCCGGCCGGCCGCTGGCCGTCGGCCTGTCCGGCTGCGACGCCGGGCTCCTCCAGGCCCGTCCCAAGCGTCCCGGCGGCCGGGACATCGGCTTCGTCGGCGAGATCGTCGCGGTGAACACGGCCTTCCTGGAACAGCTGCTGGGGGCCGGGTTCGTCCCGGTGATCGCGCCCCTGGCGGTGGGGGAGGGAGGCGTGCGGTACAACGTCAACGCCGACGACGCCGCCGCGGCGGTGGCGGGAGCCCTGGGCGCGGAAAAGCTGGTCTTCCTGACCGACGTGCCGGGGGTGATGGCCGACCGGGACGGGGACGGCCGGCCGGAAACCCTCTCCAGCCTAGACGCCGCCACCGCCCGGGAGCTCATCGCCCGCGGGGAGATCCGCGGCGGCATGGTGCCCAAGGTGCAGGCAGGGCTGCGGGCCCTGGCGGCGGGTGCGGGCAGCGTGCACATCATCGACGGCCGGCGGCCCCACGCCCTGCTGGTGGAGCTCTTCACCAGCGAGGGGGTCGGGACCATGGTGGTGGCCCAGGGGGAGGAGCGGGGAGCATGA
- a CDS encoding biotin transporter BioY: protein MPSQPPLDAPDRGARAAPAGSPAGEAAGPAPLAGPAHPTRLAAGGSRTGDLAAASGSTAATLRPLVLAGLMAGLTAVLSYLRIPLPFTPVPITGQTLGVMLSGLLLGPRWGFAAQLAYLLLGVAGVPVFAGGAAGLAVVLGPTGGFLMSYPLAAGLTGLLSRPGAARRPGPASGGQGARGGERAWPPAGAAYPAPVPGMGRAFLASVAGGILLVYAIGAPWLAVVTGTPWPGVATAAVLPFVPGDLAKALVAAWLAPRVLRALGGRLAPGI from the coding sequence ATGCCATCCCAGCCCCCGCTGGATGCCCCGGACCGGGGGGCCCGGGCCGCCCCGGCCGGATCGCCGGCCGGAGAGGCGGCGGGGCCTGCGCCCCTGGCCGGGCCGGCCCACCCCACCCGCCTGGCAGCGGGGGGGAGCCGCACCGGCGATCTGGCAGCAGCTTCGGGCAGTACCGCGGCCACCCTGCGCCCGCTGGTCCTGGCCGGCCTGATGGCCGGCCTGACCGCCGTCCTCAGCTACCTGCGGATCCCGCTCCCCTTCACCCCCGTGCCCATCACGGGGCAGACCCTGGGCGTCATGCTTTCCGGACTGCTCCTGGGCCCGCGCTGGGGCTTCGCCGCCCAGCTGGCGTACCTCTTGCTGGGCGTCGCGGGCGTACCCGTCTTCGCCGGGGGCGCGGCGGGGCTCGCCGTAGTGCTCGGCCCCACCGGCGGGTTCCTCATGAGCTATCCCCTGGCTGCCGGGCTGACCGGCCTTCTCTCCCGGCCCGGCGCCGCCCGCCGCCCCGGGCCGGCCAGTGGCGGCCAAGGCGCCCGTGGCGGCGAAAGGGCCTGGCCACCGGCCGGAGCCGCCTATCCCGCCCCGGTCCCCGGCATGGGCCGGGCCTTCCTGGCCAGCGTGGCGGGCGGCATCCTGCTGGTGTATGCCATCGGTGCACCCTGGCTGGCGGTGGTGACGGGCACCCCCTGGCCGGGGGTGGCGACCGCCGCCGTGCTGCCCTTCGTCCCGGGGGACCTGGCCAAGGCGCTGGTGGCCGCCTGGCTGGCGCCGCGGGTGCTGCGGGCCCTGGGCGGCCGGCTCGCTCCGGGCATCTGA
- the argF gene encoding ornithine carbamoyltransferase — MNPWTKAGGAGPLAMPAPGTPQPLPALAGRDFLTLGDFTPDELVGLLDLAAALKQDWQAGRGGEPLYGKTLAMIFEKPSTRTRVSFEVGMQQLGGRVLNLSPRELQLSRGETLADTARVLSRYVDALMVRAYSHATVEELAAAATIPVINGLTDLYHPCQVMADLLTIREHKGRLRGIRVAYVGDSNNVAHTWLLGAALLGLHLRLACPPGYEPHPEILALAASLARGTGATVEVGHDPVAAVQGADVVYTDVWTSMGQEGEEEDRRRAFAPYQVNAQLVAHAAPDFIFMHCLPAHRGEEVTSGVLDGPHSVVWDQAENRLHAQKAILLALLA, encoded by the coding sequence GTGAACCCGTGGACGAAGGCAGGAGGAGCCGGACCGCTGGCCATGCCGGCGCCGGGCACGCCCCAGCCTTTGCCCGCCCTGGCCGGGCGGGACTTCCTGACGCTGGGTGATTTCACCCCCGACGAGCTGGTGGGCCTCTTGGACCTGGCGGCCGCCCTCAAGCAGGACTGGCAGGCGGGCCGGGGCGGTGAACCCCTCTACGGCAAGACCCTGGCCATGATCTTCGAAAAGCCCTCCACCCGCACCCGGGTCTCCTTCGAGGTGGGAATGCAGCAGCTGGGCGGCCGCGTGCTCAACCTGAGCCCGCGGGAACTCCAGCTGAGCCGCGGCGAGACCCTGGCCGACACCGCCCGGGTGCTGTCCCGCTATGTCGATGCCCTGATGGTGCGGGCCTACTCCCACGCCACCGTGGAGGAACTGGCCGCGGCGGCCACCATCCCCGTGATCAACGGCCTGACGGACCTCTACCACCCCTGCCAGGTCATGGCCGACCTGCTCACCATCCGCGAGCACAAGGGCCGGCTGCGGGGGATCCGGGTGGCGTACGTCGGCGACAGCAACAACGTGGCCCACACCTGGCTGCTGGGCGCGGCCCTGCTGGGCCTGCACCTGCGGCTGGCCTGCCCGCCGGGGTACGAGCCCCACCCGGAGATCCTGGCCCTGGCCGCCAGCCTGGCCCGGGGCACGGGCGCCACGGTGGAGGTGGGCCACGACCCGGTGGCCGCCGTCCAGGGCGCCGACGTGGTGTACACCGACGTCTGGACCAGCATGGGGCAGGAAGGCGAGGAGGAGGATCGCCGCCGGGCGTTCGCCCCGTACCAGGTGAACGCCCAGCTGGTGGCCCACGCGGCCCCGGATTTCATCTTCATGCACTGCCTGCCGGCCCACCGGGGGGAGGAAGTGACTTCCGGCGTGCTGGACGGCCCCCATTCGGTGGTGTGGGACCAGGCGGAAAACCGGCTGCACGCGCAGAAGGCCATTCTGCTGGCTCTTCTGGCCTGA
- a CDS encoding MOSC domain-containing protein: MWRGSVAYLCIAPAAGAPVVTVPEVRAVPGRGLEGDRYYLGSGTFWKPGPDYELTLIELESIEALEREAGIRIHPAAARRNVVTRGVPLNHLVGKEFLVGEVRVQGIRLCEPCGYLERLTQPGVREALVHRGGLRARILTGGVIRTGDAVVPAAAGDAGGAAGASLATGARPS, from the coding sequence ATGTGGCGGGGGAGCGTCGCCTACCTGTGCATCGCCCCCGCGGCGGGGGCGCCGGTGGTCACGGTGCCCGAGGTGCGGGCGGTGCCGGGGCGAGGCCTGGAGGGCGACCGGTACTACCTGGGGAGCGGGACCTTCTGGAAGCCGGGTCCCGACTACGAGCTCACCTTGATCGAGCTGGAGTCCATCGAGGCCCTGGAGCGGGAGGCGGGGATCCGGATCCACCCGGCCGCGGCCCGGCGCAACGTGGTGACCCGCGGCGTGCCCCTCAACCACCTGGTGGGAAAGGAGTTCTTGGTCGGTGAGGTGCGGGTGCAGGGCATCCGGTTGTGTGAGCCCTGCGGCTACCTGGAAAGGCTCACCCAGCCCGGGGTGCGGGAGGCCTTGGTGCACCGCGGCGGCCTGCGTGCCCGCATCCTCACCGGGGGCGTCATCCGTACCGGGGACGCGGTGGTGCCGGCAGCGGCAGGGGACGCGGGCGGCGCCGCCGGCGCGTCGCTGGCCACCGGCGCGCGTCCGTCCTGA
- the pdxT gene encoding pyridoxal 5'-phosphate synthase glutaminase subunit PdxT gives MTFGTSGGGAGGRGHGAGEDRPRVGVLALQGDVSEHMDYFRRADAAVRPVRVPRDLEGLEGLVLPGGESTAIGRLMERAGLLAAVAERSRRGDLALFGTCAGLILLARQVEGGQPPRLGLLDLAVVRNAYGRQVDSFEADLEVPALGDAPVRALFIRAPVVESAGAGVEVLARFQGRPVLVRQGRCMASTFHPELSGDLRVARLFLSLLAA, from the coding sequence GTGACGTTCGGGACAAGCGGCGGTGGCGCCGGCGGCCGGGGGCACGGTGCCGGGGAGGACCGGCCCCGCGTCGGTGTCCTGGCCCTGCAGGGCGATGTCAGCGAGCACATGGACTACTTCCGGCGGGCCGACGCCGCGGTGCGGCCCGTGCGGGTGCCCAGGGACCTGGAGGGGCTCGAGGGGCTGGTTCTTCCGGGAGGGGAGAGCACGGCCATCGGCCGGCTGATGGAGCGGGCCGGGCTGCTGGCTGCCGTGGCGGAACGCAGCCGGCGCGGCGACCTGGCCCTGTTCGGCACCTGCGCAGGCCTGATCCTTCTGGCCCGGCAGGTGGAGGGGGGCCAGCCGCCCCGGCTCGGTCTGCTGGACCTGGCCGTGGTGCGCAACGCCTACGGCCGCCAGGTGGACAGCTTCGAGGCGGACCTGGAGGTGCCCGCCCTGGGCGATGCCCCCGTGCGGGCCCTGTTCATCCGGGCGCCGGTGGTGGAGTCCGCCGGCGCCGGGGTGGAGGTCCTGGCCCGCTTTCAGGGCCGGCCCGTGCTGGTGCGGCAGGGGCGCTGCATGGCCAGCACCTTCCACCCTGAGCTGAGCGGGGATCTGCGGGTGGCCCGGCTGTTCCTCTCGCTGCTGGCGGCATGA
- a CDS encoding aspartate aminotransferase family protein produces the protein MTVEEAGAAGAERAAGAAPGAAAGAAATAAGAAPGALPATPAAVPPEAVPAGSEPGSHLFPNYRRLPVAFARGQGAWLYDQEDRAWLDCTSGIGVTVLGHAHPAVTEAIRHQAGQLLHCSNLYRIPQQEELARRLARLTGLDCAFFANSGAEANEAAIKLARRYGWLRRGGGRGGAPAAASGAGPAAAGEGGEGPEIIAFSGSFHGRTLGALAATGQPHYHEGFGPLPGGFRHVPFNDLEAVAAAITPRTCAILVEPIQGEGGVVPPAPGFLAGLRELCDRHGLLLIADEVQTGCGRTGTFLAMQGEGVRPDVVTLAKALANGVPIGAMLASGRLAELLGPGTHASTFGGNPLAATAALATLDVLERENLPARAAGLGEYLRTRLAQLARRYPGCREVRGRGLMLGLVLDGPAAPVVEACFAEGLLVTVAGGRVVRFLPPLTITVDELDQAVERLERALARVTRATA, from the coding sequence ATGACGGTGGAGGAAGCGGGCGCGGCGGGCGCGGAGCGGGCCGCGGGGGCGGCACCAGGGGCAGCCGCCGGAGCGGCAGCGACAGCTGCGGGGGCGGCACCGGGGGCGCTGCCGGCGACCCCGGCGGCGGTGCCACCGGAGGCGGTACCGGCGGGATCCGAGCCGGGGTCGCATCTCTTCCCCAACTACCGGCGGCTGCCCGTGGCCTTCGCCCGCGGCCAGGGAGCGTGGCTCTATGACCAGGAGGACCGGGCCTGGCTCGACTGCACCAGCGGCATCGGCGTCACCGTGCTGGGGCACGCCCACCCCGCGGTGACCGAGGCCATCCGGCACCAGGCCGGGCAGCTCTTGCACTGCTCCAACCTGTACCGGATTCCCCAGCAGGAAGAACTGGCCCGGCGCCTGGCCCGGCTCACGGGCCTGGATTGCGCCTTCTTCGCCAACAGCGGGGCCGAGGCCAACGAGGCGGCCATCAAGCTGGCCCGGAGGTACGGGTGGTTACGCCGGGGCGGCGGCCGGGGCGGTGCCCCCGCCGCGGCTTCGGGAGCGGGACCCGCCGCGGCGGGCGAGGGCGGCGAAGGCCCGGAGATCATCGCCTTCAGCGGCAGCTTCCACGGCCGTACCCTGGGCGCCCTGGCGGCCACCGGCCAGCCCCACTACCACGAGGGGTTCGGCCCCCTGCCCGGCGGCTTTCGCCACGTTCCCTTCAACGACCTGGAGGCGGTGGCGGCCGCCATCACGCCCCGAACCTGCGCCATCCTGGTGGAACCCATCCAGGGGGAGGGCGGCGTGGTGCCCCCGGCTCCCGGGTTTTTGGCGGGGCTGCGGGAGCTGTGCGACCGCCACGGGCTGCTCCTGATCGCCGACGAGGTCCAGACGGGCTGCGGCCGCACGGGCACCTTCCTGGCCATGCAGGGGGAGGGGGTCCGGCCCGACGTGGTCACCCTGGCCAAGGCGCTGGCCAACGGCGTGCCCATCGGGGCCATGCTGGCCAGCGGGCGGCTGGCCGAGCTTCTGGGACCGGGGACCCATGCGTCGACCTTCGGGGGTAACCCCCTGGCGGCCACCGCCGCCCTGGCCACCCTGGACGTGCTGGAGCGGGAGAACCTGCCGGCCCGGGCTGCAGGCCTGGGGGAGTACCTCCGCACCCGCCTGGCCCAGCTGGCGCGGCGCTACCCCGGCTGCCGCGAGGTCAGGGGCCGGGGCCTGATGCTGGGCCTGGTGCTGGACGGCCCGGCAGCCCCGGTGGTGGAGGCCTGCTTCGCCGAGGGCCTGCTGGTGACCGTGGCAGGCGGCCGGGTGGTCCGGTTCCTCCCGCCCCTGACCATCACGGTGGATGAGCTGGACCAGGCGGTGGAGCGACTGGAGCGGGCCCTGGCCCGGGTGACCCGGGCGACGGCCTGA
- the argJ gene encoding bifunctional glutamate N-acetyltransferase/amino-acid acetyltransferase ArgJ — translation MNQQDGVATSTAMPAAGPGPVPAPAAGGYALHPGWGVTAPAGFRAGGLHCGIKKRKSDLGWIVADAPCAAAAVYTRNRVHAPCLDVTRDALAASGGHLQAVVCNSGNANVCTPRAAADAVEIQALAASVLGVAPELVAVAQTGVIGEPMPMAAVRQGLAALPAVTGPAGGDAFAEAILTTDTRTKQWGALCHLPGPGEGRFARIGGAAKGSGMIHPQMATMLAFITTDAAVEPEALQAWLRQAAERTFNCITVDGDTSTNDMVVVLASGRAGGPPLAPGIPGWEAWAAAAEAVCDRLAREIAADGEGATRLITVEVEGAPDDAAARQVARTVASSPLVKSAVHGADANWGRILAAAGRSGVDLDPSRVDIDLGPVPVCRGGLGVPFDEAAAADYLRSAEVLIRLRLGAGPGRGRAYGCDLSPDYVHINASYRT, via the coding sequence ATGAACCAGCAGGATGGGGTGGCCACATCCACGGCCATGCCGGCGGCCGGGCCGGGTCCGGTCCCCGCTCCGGCGGCGGGCGGGTATGCCCTGCACCCGGGCTGGGGTGTCACGGCGCCCGCCGGCTTTCGGGCCGGCGGCCTGCACTGCGGCATCAAGAAGCGCAAGTCCGACCTGGGCTGGATCGTGGCCGATGCGCCCTGCGCGGCGGCGGCCGTCTACACCCGGAACCGGGTCCACGCCCCCTGCCTGGACGTGACCCGGGATGCCCTGGCGGCGTCGGGCGGGCACCTGCAGGCGGTGGTGTGCAACAGCGGCAACGCCAACGTCTGCACGCCCCGGGCGGCCGCCGACGCGGTGGAGATCCAGGCGCTGGCGGCATCGGTGCTGGGCGTGGCGCCCGAGCTGGTGGCGGTGGCCCAGACGGGGGTCATCGGCGAGCCCATGCCCATGGCGGCCGTGCGCCAGGGGCTGGCGGCCCTGCCGGCGGTGACGGGGCCGGCGGGCGGCGATGCCTTTGCCGAGGCGATCCTCACCACCGACACCCGCACCAAGCAGTGGGGCGCCCTCTGCCACCTGCCGGGGCCCGGGGAGGGACGGTTCGCCCGCATCGGCGGGGCCGCCAAGGGGTCGGGGATGATCCACCCCCAGATGGCCACCATGCTGGCCTTCATCACCACCGACGCGGCGGTGGAGCCGGAAGCGCTGCAGGCCTGGCTTCGCCAGGCGGCCGAGCGCACCTTCAACTGCATCACCGTGGACGGCGACACCAGCACCAACGACATGGTGGTGGTGCTGGCCAGCGGCCGGGCCGGCGGGCCGCCCCTGGCGCCGGGCATTCCGGGGTGGGAGGCTTGGGCCGCGGCGGCCGAGGCCGTCTGCGACCGGCTGGCCCGGGAGATCGCCGCCGACGGCGAAGGGGCGACCCGCCTGATCACCGTGGAGGTGGAAGGCGCCCCCGACGACGCCGCGGCCCGGCAGGTGGCCCGCACGGTGGCCTCCTCACCGCTGGTCAAGTCGGCGGTGCACGGGGCCGATGCCAACTGGGGCCGGATTCTCGCCGCGGCCGGCCGCTCGGGGGTTGACCTCGACCCCTCCCGGGTGGACATCGACCTGGGTCCCGTGCCGGTTTGCCGCGGAGGCCTGGGGGTGCCCTTCGACGAGGCGGCCGCTGCGGACTACCTGCGGTCGGCCGAGGTGCTGATCCGGCTGCGGCTGGGTGCCGGGCCGGGCCGGGGCCGGGCCTACGGTTGCGACCTGAGTCCGGATTACGTGCACATCAACGCCAGCTACCGCACCTAG
- the pdxS gene encoding pyridoxal 5'-phosphate synthase lyase subunit PdxS: MASDKLVGEAREPVPARAGQEPVPAGEPGREAARPLRGTWALKTGLARMLKGGVIMDVTTPEQARIAEEAGAVAVMALERVPADIRAAGGVARMADPDRIRAIMEAVTIPVMAKCRIGHFVEAQILEALGVDFIDESEVLTPADDRFHIDKHAFTVPFVCGARDLGEALRRIAEGAAMIRTKGEPGTGDVAEAVRHMRRMNEQIRQACAAGEEELVALARDLGAPVELLQEVRRLGRLPVVNFAAGGIATPADAALMMQLGADGVFVGSGIFKSENPAARARAIVEAVAHYDDPAWLARISGGLGEAMAGVAASSLAADQRMQQRSA, translated from the coding sequence GTGGCCAGCGACAAGCTGGTGGGAGAGGCCCGGGAACCCGTCCCGGCCCGGGCGGGGCAGGAGCCGGTCCCGGCGGGGGAACCCGGCCGGGAAGCCGCCCGGCCCCTGCGGGGCACCTGGGCCCTCAAGACGGGCCTGGCCCGGATGCTCAAGGGCGGCGTGATCATGGACGTCACCACCCCCGAGCAGGCTCGCATCGCCGAGGAGGCCGGGGCGGTGGCGGTGATGGCCTTGGAGCGCGTGCCGGCCGACATCCGGGCGGCGGGCGGGGTGGCCCGCATGGCCGACCCGGACCGGATCCGGGCCATCATGGAGGCCGTGACCATTCCCGTCATGGCCAAGTGCCGCATCGGGCATTTCGTCGAGGCGCAGATCCTGGAGGCCCTGGGGGTCGACTTCATCGACGAGAGCGAGGTGCTGACCCCCGCCGACGACCGCTTCCATATCGACAAGCATGCCTTCACCGTGCCCTTCGTCTGCGGGGCCCGCGATCTGGGTGAGGCGCTGCGCCGTATCGCCGAGGGGGCGGCCATGATCCGCACCAAGGGCGAGCCCGGCACGGGCGACGTGGCCGAGGCCGTACGCCACATGCGGCGCATGAACGAGCAGATCCGCCAGGCCTGCGCCGCGGGGGAGGAGGAACTGGTCGCCCTGGCCCGGGATCTGGGGGCGCCGGTGGAGCTTTTGCAGGAAGTGCGGCGCCTTGGGCGCTTGCCGGTGGTGAACTTCGCGGCGGGCGGCATCGCCACCCCGGCCGACGCCGCCCTGATGATGCAGCTGGGCGCCGACGGGGTGTTCGTCGGGTCGGGGATCTTCAAGTCGGAGAACCCCGCCGCCCGGGCCCGGGCCATCGTGGAGGCGGTGGCCCATTACGACGATCCCGCCTGGCTGGCCCGGATCTCGGGCGGCCTGGGGGAGGCCATGGCCGGGGTGGCGGCTTCCAGCCTGGCGGCAGACCAGCGGATGCAGCAGCGCAGCGCCTGA
- the argC gene encoding N-acetyl-gamma-glutamyl-phosphate reductase, which translates to MAARVAVLGASGYAGGELVRLLARHPRVELVAVAGSSRAGEPMEAVFPHLRGVVSLDLADAARPDLWDRLEADFVFLALPSGQAAALLPQVFPAARERGVRVIDLSGDLRLPRQPYEAWYGRPAADPALQAEAVYGLSELFPDRIRTARLVANPGCYPTAVLLALAPLAVAGALAGGQVVVDAKSGVSGAGRSASLATAFAEVNENFAPYKVGRHQHTPEVEQVLGWLAGRDVTVLLTTHLLPVTRGILATCYVRPPAGWQPRSGPDRTGGQGTRPPGQERGFPGGEAAAGQEPLAGAAGDPGEALYGLYRSFYAGKPFVRVLSPGQVPAIKHVQGSNLCDIGLHYDPRTGWITVFAAIDNLVKGAAGQAVQNLNLMAGWDETTGLDLVPLFP; encoded by the coding sequence GTGGCGGCAAGGGTTGCGGTGCTGGGGGCAAGCGGGTACGCGGGTGGGGAGCTGGTGCGGCTGCTGGCGCGCCACCCTCGGGTAGAGCTGGTGGCGGTGGCCGGTTCGTCCCGGGCGGGTGAGCCCATGGAGGCGGTGTTCCCCCACCTGCGGGGCGTGGTGTCCCTGGACCTGGCCGATGCCGCCCGCCCCGACCTCTGGGACCGGCTGGAGGCCGACTTTGTCTTCCTGGCCCTGCCCAGCGGGCAGGCGGCTGCGCTGCTGCCGCAGGTCTTCCCGGCCGCCCGGGAGCGGGGGGTGCGGGTGATCGACCTCAGCGGGGACCTGCGCCTGCCCCGCCAGCCCTACGAAGCCTGGTACGGGCGGCCCGCCGCCGATCCTGCCCTGCAGGCGGAGGCGGTGTACGGCCTGAGCGAGCTGTTTCCCGACCGGATCCGCACGGCCCGGCTGGTGGCCAACCCCGGCTGCTACCCCACGGCCGTCCTCCTGGCCCTGGCGCCCCTGGCGGTGGCGGGAGCGCTGGCCGGGGGCCAGGTGGTGGTGGACGCCAAGAGCGGCGTCTCCGGCGCCGGGCGGAGCGCCTCCCTGGCCACGGCCTTCGCCGAGGTGAACGAAAACTTCGCGCCCTACAAGGTGGGGCGGCACCAGCACACGCCCGAGGTGGAACAGGTGCTGGGCTGGCTGGCCGGCCGGGACGTGACGGTGCTGCTGACCACCCACCTCCTGCCGGTCACCCGCGGCATCCTGGCCACCTGCTACGTGCGGCCGCCTGCGGGCTGGCAGCCCCGGTCCGGCCCTGACCGGACCGGGGGCCAGGGGACCCGGCCGCCGGGGCAGGAACGGGGCTTCCCGGGCGGCGAGGCGGCGGCGGGCCAGGAACCGCTAGCGGGGGCGGCCGGCGACCCGGGCGAGGCCCTCTACGGCCTGTACCGGTCCTTCTACGCCGGCAAGCCCTTCGTGCGGGTTCTTTCGCCGGGGCAGGTGCCGGCCATCAAGCACGTGCAGGGTTCGAACCTGTGCGACATCGGCTTGCACTACGACCCGCGCACCGGCTGGATCACCGTGTTCGCCGCCATTGACAACCTGGTCAAGGGTGCGGCCGGCCAGGCGGTACAGAACCTCAACCTCATGGCCGGCTGGGATGAGACCACGGGCCTCGACCTGGTGCCCCTCTTCCCCTGA
- a CDS encoding argininosuccinate synthase, whose translation MAEKIVLAYSGGLDTSVAIPWLKETYGYDVIALSADVGEGKDLDFIRQKALQVGAVEAVVVDARERFARDFVLPALQANALYQGRYPLSAALSRPLIAQLLVETARQYGATAVAHGCTGKGNDQVRFDVSVAALAPDLKVVAPVREWAWSRDEEIAYARRHGIPIPVTEENPFSIDANLWGRSCEAGVLEDPWAEPPEEAYAMTVAPEQAPAEPEYVTLTFEAGVPVALNGEPLGLVQLIERLNQVAGRHGVGRIDMIEDRLVGIKSREVYEAPAAVVLVEAHRALEAMCLPREVLHFKPVIEQQVAQVIYNGLWFSPFKQALDAFVAETQKHVTGEVRVKLYRGTATVVGRRSPVSLYRHELATYSPGDRFDHQAAVGFIQLWGLPTRVHAAVHAGAGPAAGEPVDAAGPTGTTGEAAPAGREASAAVESRAG comes from the coding sequence GTGGCGGAGAAGATCGTGCTGGCCTACTCGGGGGGCCTGGACACCTCCGTGGCCATTCCCTGGCTCAAGGAAACCTACGGCTATGACGTGATCGCCCTCTCGGCCGACGTGGGCGAGGGCAAGGACCTGGACTTCATCCGGCAGAAGGCGCTGCAGGTGGGGGCCGTGGAGGCGGTGGTGGTCGACGCCCGGGAACGCTTCGCCCGGGACTTCGTGCTGCCGGCCCTCCAGGCCAATGCCCTCTACCAGGGGCGGTACCCCTTGTCGGCCGCCCTCTCGCGGCCCCTGATCGCCCAGCTGCTGGTGGAGACCGCCCGGCAGTACGGCGCCACCGCCGTGGCCCACGGCTGCACCGGCAAGGGCAACGACCAGGTGCGCTTCGACGTCTCCGTGGCGGCCCTGGCGCCCGACCTGAAGGTGGTGGCCCCGGTGCGGGAGTGGGCCTGGTCCCGGGACGAGGAGATCGCCTACGCCCGCCGGCACGGCATCCCCATCCCGGTGACCGAGGAGAACCCCTTCTCCATCGACGCCAACCTGTGGGGCCGCAGCTGCGAGGCGGGGGTCCTGGAAGACCCCTGGGCCGAGCCGCCCGAAGAGGCCTACGCCATGACCGTGGCGCCGGAGCAGGCGCCGGCCGAGCCCGAGTACGTCACCCTGACCTTCGAGGCCGGCGTCCCCGTGGCCCTGAACGGCGAGCCCCTGGGGCTGGTCCAGCTCATCGAGCGGCTGAACCAGGTGGCGGGCCGGCACGGCGTGGGCCGGATCGACATGATCGAGGACCGGCTGGTGGGCATCAAGTCCCGGGAGGTGTACGAGGCCCCGGCGGCGGTGGTGCTGGTGGAGGCCCACCGGGCCCTGGAGGCCATGTGCCTGCCCCGGGAGGTGCTCCACTTCAAGCCGGTGATAGAGCAGCAGGTGGCCCAGGTGATCTACAACGGCCTGTGGTTCTCGCCCTTCAAGCAGGCGCTCGACGCCTTCGTGGCCGAGACCCAGAAGCACGTGACGGGCGAGGTCCGGGTCAAGCTCTACCGCGGCACGGCGACGGTGGTGGGACGGCGGTCGCCGGTCTCCCTCTACCGCCACGAGCTGGCCACCTACTCGCCCGGCGACCGGTTCGACCACCAGGCGGCGGTGGGGTTCATCCAGCTCTGGGGGCTGCCCACCCGGGTGCATGCCGCGGTCCATGCCGGCGCCGGCCCGGCGGCGGGCGAACCGGTCGACGCGGCCGGGCCGACCGGAACCACCGGGGAGGCCGCACCGGCAGGCAGGGAGGCCTCTGCGGCGGTCGAATCCCGTGCCGGTTAA